A section of the Paenibacillus aurantius genome encodes:
- a CDS encoding GNAT family N-acetyltransferase, giving the protein MDYIRIISIDQPLFKKMHELMQKVFPPEEVLEAALWKEPLADPGIRVYAAVHQGEVVGTTEYRYLEDLNVAMTDFTIIGREGLGVGAFLASKRMEDLTSLAARNGKPILGMFAEIYDPYRAEDHSFGGIKPMDPFVRREVLSHLGYKKLNFPYVHPSWKNDGEAVSELDLCFLPFDGKTSSLPASLVVTFLKRYYSVLPNKPEAWQKMIQELEGRESVELLPI; this is encoded by the coding sequence ATGGACTATATTCGCATCATCAGCATTGACCAGCCGCTGTTCAAGAAAATGCACGAGCTTATGCAGAAGGTGTTTCCTCCGGAGGAGGTTCTCGAAGCGGCGCTCTGGAAGGAGCCCCTGGCCGACCCCGGCATCCGGGTCTATGCCGCCGTTCACCAGGGCGAGGTGGTCGGTACGACGGAATACCGCTACCTGGAGGACCTGAACGTGGCGATGACCGACTTCACGATTATCGGCCGCGAAGGGCTCGGGGTCGGGGCGTTCCTCGCGAGCAAGCGGATGGAGGACCTCACCTCCCTCGCCGCCCGCAACGGCAAGCCGATTCTCGGCATGTTCGCCGAAATCTACGACCCGTACCGGGCCGAGGATCACTCGTTCGGCGGCATCAAGCCGATGGACCCGTTCGTGCGCCGCGAGGTGCTGTCGCATCTCGGCTACAAGAAGCTGAACTTCCCGTACGTCCATCCGTCCTGGAAGAACGACGGGGAAGCCGTATCGGAGCTCGACCTGTGCTTCCTGCCGTTTGACGGCAAGACAAGCTCCCTGCCGGCCTCGCTGGTCGTGACCTTCCTCAAGCGCTACTACAGCGTCCTGCCCAACAAGCCGGAGGCTTGGCAGAAGATGATCCAGGAGCTGGAGGGACGCGAGAGCGTCGAGCTTCTGCCGATCTAG